The Catenulispora sp. GP43 DNA window GCATCAGCCACAGGAGAACGTGCGGGTGCTCTTCGACCCGGCCGGGCACCCGTTCTGCCTGTGCCGCGACGGCGACGGCTAGCCCTTCGACCCGGTTCCAGAGCCGGAGTCGGACACGGACCCAGGCCCGGACCCGGACCCGCTGATCGAACCAATCCCGCCGATCCCGCCCCACCCCTTCTCCAGCACGGCGAACGCCACCTCGACCGTGCCCTTCGGGTCCTTACTGGCGCGGGCCAATGACGCGGTTTCCAGCGCGAAGTGCGCGAGGACCGCACACGCGGTGTCGTCCGGCGCCGCCCCGACCTCGACGGCGATCGCCGCCGCGAGCGCCCCCTCGTGGCGCATCCACATCCGGTGCCAGTACTCGCGCAGCACCGGCGTGTCCTCAACCAGGCGGCTATACGCCGCGAAGGCCTCGTCCTCGATGGGGAACTTCAGCCGCTCCAGGGTCAGCGCACGCAACGCCTCCAGGATGGACGTTCCCGGAGTCCGCTCGCGCACCGCCGCGACCAACTGGGCCTCGATCTGCGCGTCCTCGTCGAAGACCAGCGCTTCCTTGCCGGTGAAGTGCTTGAACAACGTCGTCGTGGAGACGTCGGCGGCGTCGGCGATCTCCCGGATCGACACCTGGTCGTAGCCGCGTTCCAAGAACAGGGCCAGCGCGGCGTCGGCGATGGCCTGGCGGGTGGCCGCCTTCTTCCGCTCGCGCCGTCCGGGTTGCTGGGATTCTGCTTCGCTGCCGGTCACGGCTCCATCCTAAAGCCACGGTGAACTCGATGGCAAAGTTGACTCGTTGCACTTTTGAAATGAGTGTGCTTTTCTGAGGCCATGTCCACCACACCTGCTCCGCCCCACCCCGACGCCGCCCCGCGCCACGTGCGCTGGGCCCTGCTCGGCGTCATGCTCGCGATGCTGCTCTCCATGCTCGACAACACGGTCGTGGGCACCTCGATGCCGACGATCGTCCGCGAGCTGGGAGGGTTCGACCACCTGTCGTGGGTCGTCGTCGCCTACACCCTGGCCACCGCCGCCTCGACCCCGGTCTGGGGCAAACTCGGCGACTTGTACGGCCGCAAGCACGTCTACCTGGCCTCGATCGTCCTGTTCCTGGCCGGCTCCGCGCTGTCCGGCGCCGCACAGTCGATGAGCTGGCTGATCGCGGCGCGCGCCTTCCAGGGCATCGGCGCCGGTGGGATCGGCGCGGGCGCGTTCGCGCTCATCGCTGCCCTGGTGCCACCACGGGAGCGTGGCCGCTACCAGGGCATGACCGCCTCGGTCATGGCGATCGGGACCATCGGCGGGCCGCTGCTCGGCGGGTTCGTCACCGGGCACTTCGGCTGGCGGTGGGCGTTCTACCTGAACCTGCCGCTGGGCCTGCTGGCGCTGGTCTGGTGCCAGGTCATGCTCGACCTGCCGGTGGTACGCCGACGGGCCCGGATCGACTGGGCCGGCATCAGCCTGCTGACCCTGGTGATCACGTCCGTCACGCTCGCCGCCAACTGGGCCGGGACCACCTACTCGTGGGCGTCCTGGCAGGTGATCGGGCTGTTCGCGCTCGCGGCGGCCGGCGTCGGCGCCTTCATCGCGATTGAGCGCCGCTGTCCGGAGCCGGTCCTGCCGCCGCGGGTGTTCACCGGCCAGCGCAACTTCCCGCTCGCCATCGCCCTGATCACCGCCTCGGGCGTGGTCATGTTCGGTGCCTCGCTCTACCTCCCGTTGTTCCAACAGAGCGTGCAGCACGCCACGGCGACCAGTTCCGGGCTGCTCCTGCTGCCGATGATGATCCCGATCGTCATCGTCTCCCAGCTCGGCGGGCGCTACATGTCGGCCACCGGCCGCTACAAGATCTTCCCGGTCCTCGGCGCGGCACTGATGGCCGTGGGGCTGATCCTGCTGTCGACCATGGACCCGTCCACCTCCCGTACGGCTACGAGTCTGTACATGGCGATCGTCGGGGTCGGGCTCGGCGCGCAGATGCAGATGGTCACGACCATCGCGCAGAACAGCGTCGAGATGCGCGACATGGGTGCCGCCTCGGCGAGCCTGAACCTGTTCCGCACGGTGGGAGGGTCGATCGGGGTGGCGGTGTTCGGCTCGTTGTACAACCGGCAGGTGAGCCATGAGGCTTCGGCCGTGCAAGGCGTTGCGAACGGCTCGCACCTGATCTTCCTGATCACGGGCCTGGTCTGCGCGGTCGCGTTCACGGCCGCGCTGGCAATCAAGGAAGTGCCGCTGCGCAAGGCGACGGGTCCCGGCGTCACACCGGCCGGCTCGCCGGCGCTGGCCGACCGGGGCGCACGCTGACCGCACGGCTACAGCTACAGCTAGAACTAGAACCTGGGACTAGAACCAGAGCTACAACGACGAACTCCAGGGCGCGGGCCCGATCTCGCCGGACCCGCACCCTGGCGTTCCCTGTGCCGGCTCCTCGCCGACCTCAGCGCGTCATGCCGTCGTACCGGGCTCCCGGCCGTATGGCATGTTCGTCTGGGTGGACCCCTGCGTGTCGGAGGGCTGCCCGGCGCGGGCGTCGGCGCGGCCCTTCTGGTACGCCAGCGCGTTCTGCTGCACCGAGGCCTGCACCCGGGTCGTCTCGGCCTCGGCCTTGGTCAGCATGCGCTCCCAGCGGGACCGCATCGGTTGGATCAGGCCGCCGCCGATGCCGACGATCGCGATGCCGGCCATGGTGAACAGCACCGCGTTCAGGATCGGGCCCAGGACGAAGGTGGCGACGCCGATCTGCGACAGCGCCGCGATGGCACCGATGAAGGCGATGAACGACCAGGCCACCCAGCCCAGCAGCCGTCCGTAGGAGGCCGCGGACAGGACGTTGGTGATGAACTCGCGGGCCACGTTCGCCAGCCACATGGCCACGACGACGATGACCAGCGCGACGATCGCCTTGGGGATCCAGGCCACCACGCTGTGGATCATGGTGCTGATCGGGTTGGGCCCGAACACGCCCAGCGCCAACTGCAAGAACACCAGCAGCAGGCCGTAGTAGACGACCTTGACCAGGATGGTGGTGGTGTCCCACTTGGAGTTCGCCAGGACCCGGCCCGCGCCGGCCTTCTCGGCCATCCGCTCCACGCCGATCCGGCGCAGCAGCGCGTCCAGCAGCTTGGCGATCACCCGGCAGATCAGCCAGCCGATGAGCATGATCACGGCGAACGCGATCAGCTTCGGGATGATGCGCGTGACCGAGGTCCAGGCGTCCGTGATGCCCGAGCCCCAGTCGACCGATAGTGCGAGTCTCGGTCCCATGTAGGTTCCTCCATCGATGCGGTGACGGGGCAGATCCCCACAACGTTGGTAACACCCGTATTTTGACGCCGCACTTCAGAAGCCGGGTCACAGTACTCCGGTCAGGTGTCAGGAGTGACGGCCACCCGAGTGTGTGTTCGAATTCGACGGCCCTGCGGTAGCACAGTGACGTGATTCGGGGGCAGCACCAGCCACGTTGCCAATATCGCGCCGCGTGCCGGCGGCCCAGACTTGACTGTGGCTTCTGTCCGGCCGCGCAGTACGTACTCCTGGAGGACCGGTGACCCGATCGTCGTTCGCAGATCTCGTCTTCACCGGCGGCCCGTGCTACACCGTGGACCCGGCGCGCTCGTGGGCCGGGGCGGTGGCCGTCGCCGGCGGGCGGATCGCCGCGGTCGGACGGCCCGCCGACGTCGAAGACCTGATCGGGCCGGACACCGAGGTCGTCGACCTGACCGGCAAGCTGCTGCTGCCCGGCTTCCAGGACGCCCACGTCCACCCCGTCCTCGGCGGTACCACCTTGCGGCTGTGCGACCTGCACGAACTACACACCGCCAAGGAGTACCTCGACGCCGTCGCCGACTATGCGCGCCGCAACCCACAGGCTCCGTGGATCCGCGGGGGCGGATGGAGCCTGGAGGCCTTCCCCGGCGGTATGCCGACCAGGCAGATGCTGGACGCGGTCGTCCCGGACCGGCCGGTTGCACTGCCGAACCGCGACGCCCACGGCATGTGGGTCAACAGCAAGGCGCTGGAGATGTGCGGGATCACCCGCGACACCCCGGACCCGTTCGACGGCCGGATCGAGCGCGACCCAGACGGCGAGCCCACCGGGTGCCTTCAGGAAGGGGCGATGGCACTGGTCGACCGGCACCTGCCGGTCCCCACGCGGCAGGAGTTGGCCGACGGCCTGCTGGCCGGCCAGGCGTACCTGCACTCGTTCGGGATCACCGCCTGGCAGGACGCGTGGGTCGGCACCGGCCTGGGCATCGGCGACGTCTTCGAGACCTACCGCGACGCCGAGGCCCGCGGCGTCCTGACGGCACGGGTCGCCGGGGCACTGTGGTGGGAGCGCGATGGCGGCCTGGAGCAGCTGGAGCTGTTCCGGAAGCGCCGCGCGGCGGCGGGGACGGGACGTTTCAGGGCCCGCACGGTGAAGATGATGCTCGACGGCGTCGCCGAGAACCACACCGCCGCGCTCCTGGACCCCTACCTGGACCGCTGCGGGTGCACCACCGACAACGCCGGCCTGGACTTCATCGACCCGGACGCGCTCAAGACCTACGTCACCGCCCTGGACGCCGCCGGCTTCCAGGTCCACTTCCATGCACTAGGCGACCGCGCTGTCCGCAACACCCTGGACGCGCTGGAGGCGGCGCGCGCCGCGAACGGCGCCGGTGGCCGTCACCACCTGGCGCACCCGCAGGTCGTGCACCCGGACGACGTCGCGCGGTTCCGCCGGCTCGGTGCGACGGCGAACATCCAGCCGCTGTGGGCTGCGCATGAGCCGGCGATGGATGAGCTGACCATCCCGTTCTTGGGCGAGGAGCGTGCCGCGTGGCAGTACCCGTTCGGCTCGCTCAGCCGTGCGGGGGCGACCCTGGCGGCCGGCTCGGACTGGTCGGTGAGTTCGCCGAACCCGCTGTGGGGCATCCACACGGCGGTGAACCGGGTGGAACCGGGCTTGTCGGAGCAGGAGTTCGTGGCGCGCAAGGTGTTCTATCCGGAGGAGCGGCTGGAGTTGGGCCAGGCGGTCGCGGCGTACACTGCCGGGTCGGCGTACCTGAACCAGCTGGACACGCTGGCCGGCTCGATCGAGGTCGGCAAGTTCGCCGACCTGGTGGTGCTGGACCGGGATCCGTTCGACGGGCCCGTGCACGGGATCGGCGAGGCGCGGGTGCTTCGGACGTTCGTGGAGGGCGCACGGGTGTTCGCCTCCGAATAAGGGGGAAGGCACGTCGATCACGCAGTCGTATGCTCCGGACATGCACAGCACCTTGACCGAGCACGCCCGGTGCCTCTACGGAGACGAGTACCGGCCGACTCCAGAGTGCAGCCAGCAGAACAAGCATTCCGACGCCTATTTCGTCGAGGAGCTGACCTTCGCCGGCGCCGACGCGATCCTGGCCATGCTGCACGAGTTGTCCCCGCGGCTGTTCGACGGCTATTTGCCGATCTGGATCCGGAACCTGTCGTATCGGCTGTTACTGCTTCAGCGGCCCGACGATCCGGCGCTGATGCGGGAAGCCGCCGCGAGTCTGCTGCTGCACGGTCCGGACTGGGACGACATCGCCACCGATCTTCAGCGGCGGGCCGACGCGTTGGACGCCGACTGATCTTCGGGCCGGGCCTGGATGTCGCTTGCTAGTGCTCCAGCTCCGGCTTCGGTCCTTGGTCCAGTCGTTGCTACGGTCGTTGCTCGGGGCAGTCGGCCGGAACCCACCGTGCATCCAGGTCCTCACACACGATGGTCACGGTGCCGGTGTGACACGCGATCTCGTGGCTGCACCCGAGGTCATGGGGCAGGATCTCGTCCAGGACGACGGTCTGCCCGCCCCACTTGTCCGCGGGATCGTTGACCATCTTCAGTGTGCTGAGGCCGCGGTAGGTGATCCGCAGGTCCTCCTCGTGCTTCCAGCAGTTGTGGCGCAAGAGGACCTCGAGGGTGGCGCCGTTGTCGTCGGTGCCGAAGCGGAGCGTGTCGATCGTCAGGTCCTTGACGCAGCGCTCGCCGACGAAGTCGTAGTGGTCCGGGTCGGTAGCGAAGGCGCGGGCGCCAGGTGGTAGCTCCGGGGCAAGCTCGGACAGCTGATCCAGGTAGACCAAGGGGTTGATCAGGTTCCCCTGGTCGGTCACCTGGATGTCGACGAATCTCACTGGCTGCTCCCTGTCGTCCTGCCGGCCATTTTCAGAAGGCTTTCTGCAGGAACTTCTTCAAGTCGGGTCCGACCTGCGCTGCGAGCGGCAGCGAGGTGTTGACGTAGTCGGTCGCCGGGTTCGGGGTTCCGCTGATCTGCTGGTAGAGGTGGTTGGCGTTCGGGACCTCGTCATGGACGACGGCGCTGTCCCCCTTCAGCGCGGCCAGCAGCGGAGCCGTATCCGCGTCGCTGACCTGCGAGTCCTTGGTCCCGTGTAGTACGAGCACCGGCATGTGGGAGCCGAGGCTCCTGGCCAGCGCGGCCGGGTCCTGCTTGTCTTCCTGCTCCAGGATCGGCACGTTGGTCGGCGACAGGAGCGCCGCGATGCCCTTGTCGTCCAGCGGCGTGGTCACCCCCTGGCCGGCGCGGATGCTCGCGAAGGCGGTGTGAAGCTGCTGGATGAGCAGGTTCGCGGCGGCCGGGGTGATCGTCCCGGCTGCGGCTGCGGCCTGGTAGCCGGCGGTGTACTGGCGGTCCAGCAGGTCGATGAATCGGATGCCCACGGTGGAGGCGAGGATCAGTGCGTGTGGGGCGTCGGGGGTGTCGGCCAGCTTGTGTGCGAGCCAGAGCGCGTAGAGGCCGCCTTCGCTGTGGCCGAGGATGATCATCTTGTGCGGGTCCACGCCGGGTTGGGCGGCGAGCGTGCGGTAGGCATCCAGTGCTTCATCGGCATAGAGGCCGAACGTGATGCCCTGGCCGTTGGTGTGGGTGGCCAGGCCCGTCTGGCCGCTGCCGAGCTTGTCGTACCGCAGGGAGCTCACACCATCGAAGGCGAGGCTCTGCGCGAAGCGCTGGTAGGTGTTGCCCTCGGCCAGTTGTGCGTCGTTGCCGTCGCGGTCGGTGGCACCGCTGCCGGCGATGATCAGGACGGCCACGCCCGCGCGCTGCTTGCCGGTACCGGGTTGGAAGGTGCCGTAGATCGTGTCGCCGCTGCTGATGAAGGTGAGGTCGTGGCCCGCAGCGGCCGGGCGCTGCGTCACCGTTCCGGCCGAACTACACGCTGCCAGGACCAGCGCGGCTGCCGCGACGACTACTACGGCCTGGATGGCGCGGATGGTACGCATGGTGTCCCCCTGATCCCTGCGTGTTCGACATCGGATCCGTGACTCCAGCATGCGCCTGGAACATATGAACGCGGCCGGCTACCGCACAACAATCGTGCGACTACTAGTGCACGATCGGGCTTCGCCGTTCCAGCAGCAGTACGTCGCGCCACACACCGGCGACCGTCTTACCGATGCGTTCCTGGCGTCCCAGTACGCGGAACCCGTGCCGTTCGTGCAACGCCAGGCTCGCGGTGTTCTCGGGGAAGATCCCGGCGTTGATGGTCCAGACACCGGCCGCCTCGGTCGAGGCGATGAGCGCGCTGAGCAGCCGGTTGCCGATGCCGCGGCCGCGGGCTGCCGGGTCGACGTAGACCGAGAGTTCGACGACACCGGCGTAGCACGCACGCTTCGAGATGCCCGAGACGACGACGTACCCCAGGACTGCGGGCTTCGCCGCGTCTCCGGCCTCCGTGTCCAGGGCCACGAACCGGTGTTCGGCCAGTTTCCCGGCGTCGAACACCTCCCAGCTCGGCGCCGCGGTCTCGAAGGTGGCGTTCCCCTCGTCGATGCCGTCCTGGTAGATGCGCAGGACATCGTCGGCGTGGGCGGCCGTCATCGGGGCGATCACGATGGACGCAGTCATGACCGGAGGGTAGAACGGAGCGGTTTCCCCGGTGTTTCATCGGAAAATCGGCAGGCGGCCGCGGCATGTGCGCCTCTACCCTGCCGACCATGGAAACGCACGGACGCTATCTGAACGTGGTCGATATCGAGGCCACCTGCTGGACCGGCAAACAGCCGCCGGACCAGGTGTCCGAGATCATCGAGATCGGGCTGACGGTTGTGGACCTGCACGAGCTCGTACGGGTCGGGAAGCACCAGATCATCGTACGGCCGCAGCGCTCGACCGTGAGCGCGTTCTGCACCGAGCTCACCGGATGGACCCAGGAGCAGGTCGACACCGGTGTGACCTTCGGGCATGCCTGCGACCAGCTGCGGCGGGAGCACTACGCCGACTCGCGCGCGTGGGCGAGCTGGGGCGACTACGACCGTAAGCAGTTCCAGCGCCAATGCGGCGCCGCCGACGTGCGGTACCCCTTCTCCTCGGTGCACACCAACGCTAAGCAGCAGTTCGCCGTGGCCAACGGCTGGCCGAAGGGCGTCGGCATGCACCGTGCGCTGGACGTGGCGAACCTGCCGTTGGAAGGCCGCCACCACTGCGGCGCCGATGACGCGTGGAACATCGCGGCCCTGATATTGCAGCTGATGGCGCGCGACGCCTGGACCGGCACCGGTACGAACACGGGGGCGGATACACCATGAGTGACGAGCAGATCCTAGGCGGCGGATTGGCGAACCTCGGCCAGGTACTCAAACGGGGCGACACGGTGGAACGTCCCGCTCCCCCGCACGCCGCCGCGCTGCACGCCTACCTGCGTGCGCTGCACGACGCCGGGTTCGACGGCGTGCCGGAGCCGAAGGAGCTGAACGGGGATCGCGAGGTGCTGAGCTTCGTGCACGGCGACGTCGCGATTCCGCCGTACCCGCAGTGGTCACGCGATGAGGACGCACTCGCCTCGGTGGGGCGGCTGCTGCGCCGGATGCACGACGTGGCCGCCGACATCCCGATCCCGGACGCGAAATGGCCGACGGAGTTCAGCGACCCCGGAGCCGGCGCAGCCGACCGGCTCGTGCTGTGCCACAACGACGCCTGCCTGGAGAACATCGTCTTCCGCGACGGCCGGGCGGTGGCCCTGATCGACTTCGACTTCGCCGCGCCGGGGCGGGCTCTGTGGGACCTGGCCATGTGTGCGTGGTACTGGGTGCCGATGGTTCCGCAGGCCATCGCGGCCGTCGAAGGGTTCGACGGGATGGACAGCCCGGCCCGGTTGCGGATCCTGGTCGACGCCTACGGGCTCGACGACGCGGAACGCCGAGCGCTCCTGGAGTTGTTCGCGCCGGCCGTCATCACGATGCAGACGTTCATGAAGGCCCGCGTGGCCGCCGGCGACCCGGTGTTCACCGAGGTCGACACGATGCGCGATCCGCTGCGGTACGACAAGATTCTGACCTGGCTCGAGGACCAGCACGAGACGTTCCTGGCGGCACTTAGCACCGACCGCTAGCGGCGGCTGGCAGCGGATCAGACGTCGGAGGAACAGCCCTCGAAGGACGGCCTCCAAGTACTAACTCCGGTAGCTCGTCCGGGATCCGCCACCGCCTGTCCGGCAGCCAGCGCCGCGAACCGCCTCTACGACCCCGTCCTACGAACGCAGCGCGCGCTCCAGGTCCGCGTACAGGTCCTCCGGGTCCTCCAGACCCACCGAGACCCGCAGCACCGAGGCGTGCGGCTTGGCGTCGGCGGCGACCGGCCGGTGGGTCAGCGAGGCCGGGTGCTGGATCAGGGTGTCGACACCGCCGAGGGACACCGCGTGGGTGATCAGCCGGACCGAGTCCGCCGCGCGCGCCGCCGCGTCGTAGCCGCCGCGCACGGACATCGCGAACACCGCGCCGGGGCCGGCCATCTGGCGTCCGACGAGCTGCTGCGGGTCGCATTCGGCCAGGCCCGGGTAGTAGACGCGCTCCACCGCCGGGTTCGCCAGCAGGCGGTCGACGAGCTTCTCGGCGTTCTGGGACTGGTGCCGGATGCGCAGCGGCAGCGTCTGCAGGCCGCGGTGCAGCAGGTAGGACGACAGGGGGTGCAGCACCGAGCCGGTGATGGCGCGGATCGGGCGCAGGCGTTCGGCCCAGGCCTCGGTGGTGGCGACGACGCCGGCCAGGACGTCGCCGTGGCCGCCGAGGTACTTCGTGGCGCTGTGCACGACCAGGGTGGCGCCGAAGTCGGCGGGCTTCTGCAGGATCGGCGTGGCGAACGTGTTGTCGACCAGCAGCGGGACGTCGCCGCACTGCTCGGCGACGCGCGCCAGGTCCAGCAGTTCCAGGGTCGGGTTGGCCGGGGTCTCCAGGATCACCAGGCCGGTGTCGGGGCGGCGGGCGGCGGCGATGCCGTCGGCGGCCGCCCAGGTCACCTCGGTGCCGAGCAGGCCGCTGGCCAGCAGGTGGTCGCTGCCGCCGTACAGCGGGCGGACGGCGACGACGTGCCGCTTGCCCTCGGCGGCCGCGGCCAGCAGGCACGCGGTGATCGCGGCCATGCCGGAGGCGAACGCGACGGCGGCCTGGGTGTTCTCCATGCGCGCCAGTGCTTCCTCGAAGCGCGCGGTCGTCGGGTTCCACAGCCGCTGGTAGACGTGGCTGCCGCCGTTGATCGGCGTGCCGCCGCCGGCGAGGGCCTCGTAGCTGTCGCCGCCCAGGCCCACGTTCGGCAGCGGGTTGGTGGTCGACAGGTCGATCGGGGGGACGTGGACGCCCAGGGCGGCCAGGTCGTCACGGCCGGCGTGGACGGCGATGGTGTCGGGCAGTGCGGAGGCGGGCAGCATGCGGTCATTGTTGAAGATACGTCGGCAGGATGGGAAGTGTCGCGAATAAGATTCTGTTCAGGTCATAGCATTCATTGAAAGATTCAGCGGCATCGGTGACACTGACCGGTATGCCGAATGATCTGCGAGCTGCCCGGCCGGTCCTGGACGACACCGACCGCGCGATCCTGGCGGTGCTGGCGGCCGACGCGCGCACCCCGAACAACGCGATCGCCGAGGCGGTGGGGATCGCGCCGTCGACGTGTCTGGCGCGGATCCGAACGCTGCGCGAGCGCGGCGTGATCCGCGGGTTCCACGCCGACATCGATCCGGCGGCGCTCGGGCGCGGGCTGCAGGCGATGATCGCGGTGCGACTGCGGGCGCACACGCGCGAGCGCGTGCAGGAGTTCATCCGGGACGTGCCGGGTCTGCCGGACGTCGTCGGCGTGTGGCACGTGGCCGGCGCCGACGACTACCTGCTGCACATCGCGGTCGCCGACTCCGACGCGCTGCGGGACTTCGTCCTGGAGCACCTGACGACACACCCGGCGGTCGGGCACACCGAGACCAGCTTGATCTTCGGGCATCTGCGTGGCGCGGTCGGGGCCACGGCGCCGGCCACTGCCTCGGCCACAGCCACTGTCTCGGCCACGGCGGCGGCAGCGGCCCCTGCATCCACGACGTCGTCCGTCGGCCGAGTGGTAACCGACTAAACCGGTGTACGCCCGCTACCGGCCGAGGGCTAGAGTCGGGGCGTGACCACTGAGAATCCGTTTTACCGCCGCAGCACGCTGCCCTATGAGCTGCCGCCGTTCGCCGACATCCGCGAGGAGCACTACATGCCGGCCTTCGACGCCGGCTTCTCCGAGCACCTGGCCGAGATCGCGGCGATCGCCCAGAACCCCGAACCGGCGACGTTCGAGAACACGATCGTGGCCATGGAGCGCGCCGGGGCCCTTCTGGGCCGGGTCGCCTCGGTGTTCTTCCCGCAGACCTCCTCCGACACCAACGACGCCGTGCAGGCGATCGAGCAGGAGATCAGCCCGCGCTGGGCCGCGCACATGGACGCGATCAACCTGGACCCGGCGCTGTTCGCTCGTATCGACGACCTTTACGAGCGCCGCGCGGACCTCGGACTGAGCGAGGTCGGACTACGACTGCTGGAGAAGCACCACCTGAACTTCGTACGGGGCGGCGCGAAGCTCTCGGCGGCCGACAAGGACCGCTTGCGGGAGCTCAACGAGCAGCTGGCCGCGCTGTCCACGGACTTCGACCGGAACCTGCTGGCCGCGAACAAGGCCGGACAGCAGGTGTTCGATTCCGCCGATCAGCTGGCGGGCCTGTCCGCGGACGCGGTCGCGGCGGCGAAGGAGAACGGCGAGGCGGTCGGGCTGCCGGGCAAGTACGTCATCTCCCTGAAGAACTTCTCGAACCAGACGCAGCTGGCCTCGTTGGACGACCGGGAGACACGCCGGGCGCTGCTGACGGCGTCCCTGGAGCGGGCCTGGGACACCAACGGCCCGATCGCGGTGCGGATGGCCGGGCTGCGGGCCGAGCGCGCGGCGCTGCTGGGCCACCGTTCGTACGCCGAGTACGCACTCCAGGACCGGACGGCGCGAACCACCGAGGCGGTGGAGGACCTGATGGCGCGGCTGATCCCGGCCGCGGTGGCGAACGCCGGCAAGGAGGCCGAGGCACTGCGCGCGCATCTGCCGGCCGGTGAGAGCCTTTCGGCCTGGGACTGGACGTACTACTCGGAGAAGGTGCGCCTGGCCGAGTACGACGTCGACTCCGAGGCGCTGCGGCCCTACCTGGAGTTGGACGCCGTGCTGGTCGACGGGGTGTTCCACGCCGCGGAGATGGTGTACGGGATCACCTTCACGGCCCGCCCCGACCTGGTCGCTTACCACCCTGACGTGCGGATCTGGGAGGTCTTCGACGCCGACGGCTCCGGGATCGGGCTGTTCCTCGGCGACTTCTACGCGCGCGGCTCCAAGCGTGGCGGTGCGTGGATGACGAACTACGTGCACCAGTCGCATCTGCTCGGCCAGTCGCCGGTGATCGTGAACAACCTGAACGTGGCCAAGCCGCCGGCCGGCGAGCCGACGCTGCTGACCTGGGACGAGGTCCGCACGTTGTTCCACGAGTTCGGGCACGCGCTGCACGGCCTGTTCTCGGACGTGGAGCACCCGACGTTCTCCGGTACGAGTACGCCGCGGGACTTCGTGGAGTACCCGTCGCAGGTGAACGAGATGTGGGCGGAGTGGCCGGACGTCTTGGCGAACTACGCCAAGCACTACCTCACCGGTGAGCCCGTTCCGGCGGACCTGCTGGAGCG harbors:
- a CDS encoding TetR/AcrR family transcriptional regulator: MTGSEAESQQPGRRERKKAATRQAIADAALALFLERGYDQVSIREIADAADVSTTTLFKHFTGKEALVFDEDAQIEAQLVAAVRERTPGTSILEALRALTLERLKFPIEDEAFAAYSRLVEDTPVLREYWHRMWMRHEGALAAAIAVEVGAAPDDTACAVLAHFALETASLARASKDPKGTVEVAFAVLEKGWGGIGGIGSISGSGSGPGSVSDSGSGTGSKG
- a CDS encoding MDR family MFS transporter produces the protein MSTTPAPPHPDAAPRHVRWALLGVMLAMLLSMLDNTVVGTSMPTIVRELGGFDHLSWVVVAYTLATAASTPVWGKLGDLYGRKHVYLASIVLFLAGSALSGAAQSMSWLIAARAFQGIGAGGIGAGAFALIAALVPPRERGRYQGMTASVMAIGTIGGPLLGGFVTGHFGWRWAFYLNLPLGLLALVWCQVMLDLPVVRRRARIDWAGISLLTLVITSVTLAANWAGTTYSWASWQVIGLFALAAAGVGAFIAIERRCPEPVLPPRVFTGQRNFPLAIALITASGVVMFGASLYLPLFQQSVQHATATSSGLLLLPMMIPIVIVSQLGGRYMSATGRYKIFPVLGAALMAVGLILLSTMDPSTSRTATSLYMAIVGVGLGAQMQMVTTIAQNSVEMRDMGAASASLNLFRTVGGSIGVAVFGSLYNRQVSHEASAVQGVANGSHLIFLITGLVCAVAFTAALAIKEVPLRKATGPGVTPAGSPALADRGAR
- a CDS encoding amidohydrolase; protein product: MTRSSFADLVFTGGPCYTVDPARSWAGAVAVAGGRIAAVGRPADVEDLIGPDTEVVDLTGKLLLPGFQDAHVHPVLGGTTLRLCDLHELHTAKEYLDAVADYARRNPQAPWIRGGGWSLEAFPGGMPTRQMLDAVVPDRPVALPNRDAHGMWVNSKALEMCGITRDTPDPFDGRIERDPDGEPTGCLQEGAMALVDRHLPVPTRQELADGLLAGQAYLHSFGITAWQDAWVGTGLGIGDVFETYRDAEARGVLTARVAGALWWERDGGLEQLELFRKRRAAAGTGRFRARTVKMMLDGVAENHTAALLDPYLDRCGCTTDNAGLDFIDPDALKTYVTALDAAGFQVHFHALGDRAVRNTLDALEAARAANGAGGRHHLAHPQVVHPDDVARFRRLGATANIQPLWAAHEPAMDELTIPFLGEERAAWQYPFGSLSRAGATLAAGSDWSVSSPNPLWGIHTAVNRVEPGLSEQEFVARKVFYPEERLELGQAVAAYTAGSAYLNQLDTLAGSIEVGKFADLVVLDRDPFDGPVHGIGEARVLRTFVEGARVFASE
- a CDS encoding alpha/beta hydrolase family protein: MRTIRAIQAVVVVAAAALVLAACSSAGTVTQRPAAAGHDLTFISSGDTIYGTFQPGTGKQRAGVAVLIIAGSGATDRDGNDAQLAEGNTYQRFAQSLAFDGVSSLRYDKLGSGQTGLATHTNGQGITFGLYADEALDAYRTLAAQPGVDPHKMIILGHSEGGLYALWLAHKLADTPDAPHALILASTVGIRFIDLLDRQYTAGYQAAAAAGTITPAAANLLIQQLHTAFASIRAGQGVTTPLDDKGIAALLSPTNVPILEQEDKQDPAALARSLGSHMPVLVLHGTKDSQVSDADTAPLLAALKGDSAVVHDEVPNANHLYQQISGTPNPATDYVNTSLPLAAQVGPDLKKFLQKAF
- a CDS encoding N-acetyltransferase family protein, with protein sequence MTASIVIAPMTAAHADDVLRIYQDGIDEGNATFETAAPSWEVFDAGKLAEHRFVALDTEAGDAAKPAVLGYVVVSGISKRACYAGVVELSVYVDPAARGRGIGNRLLSALIASTEAAGVWTINAGIFPENTASLALHERHGFRVLGRQERIGKTVAGVWRDVLLLERRSPIVH
- a CDS encoding exonuclease domain-containing protein — encoded protein: METHGRYLNVVDIEATCWTGKQPPDQVSEIIEIGLTVVDLHELVRVGKHQIIVRPQRSTVSAFCTELTGWTQEQVDTGVTFGHACDQLRREHYADSRAWASWGDYDRKQFQRQCGAADVRYPFSSVHTNAKQQFAVANGWPKGVGMHRALDVANLPLEGRHHCGADDAWNIAALILQLMARDAWTGTGTNTGADTP
- a CDS encoding phosphotransferase enzyme family protein; the protein is MSDEQILGGGLANLGQVLKRGDTVERPAPPHAAALHAYLRALHDAGFDGVPEPKELNGDREVLSFVHGDVAIPPYPQWSRDEDALASVGRLLRRMHDVAADIPIPDAKWPTEFSDPGAGAADRLVLCHNDACLENIVFRDGRAVALIDFDFAAPGRALWDLAMCAWYWVPMVPQAIAAVEGFDGMDSPARLRILVDAYGLDDAERRALLELFAPAVITMQTFMKARVAAGDPVFTEVDTMRDPLRYDKILTWLEDQHETFLAALSTDR
- a CDS encoding PLP-dependent aspartate aminotransferase family protein, whose product is MLPASALPDTIAVHAGRDDLAALGVHVPPIDLSTTNPLPNVGLGGDSYEALAGGGTPINGGSHVYQRLWNPTTARFEEALARMENTQAAVAFASGMAAITACLLAAAAEGKRHVVAVRPLYGGSDHLLASGLLGTEVTWAAADGIAAARRPDTGLVILETPANPTLELLDLARVAEQCGDVPLLVDNTFATPILQKPADFGATLVVHSATKYLGGHGDVLAGVVATTEAWAERLRPIRAITGSVLHPLSSYLLHRGLQTLPLRIRHQSQNAEKLVDRLLANPAVERVYYPGLAECDPQQLVGRQMAGPGAVFAMSVRGGYDAAARAADSVRLITHAVSLGGVDTLIQHPASLTHRPVAADAKPHASVLRVSVGLEDPEDLYADLERALRS